One genomic window of Triplophysa rosa linkage group LG11, Trosa_1v2, whole genome shotgun sequence includes the following:
- the mmd gene encoding monocyte to macrophage differentiation factor, translated as MKRVNSFQRFMNSRAAANCRYKPTCYEHAANCYTHALLIVPAFVGMALLYRLSDDRWERITAWVYGMGLIGLFLVSTVFHIISWKKSHMRNMEHCFHMCDRVVIYFFIAASYTPWLNLRELGPLAAHMRWFVWLMAAAGTIYVFNYHEQYKLVELAFYLTMGFFPALVVTSMSNTDGLYELAFGGFVYCLGVVFFKSDGVIPFAHAIWHVFVALAASIHYYAIWKYLYRSPLPEDIRDA; from the exons gTTTATGAACAGCCGGGCGGCTGCCAACTGCCGTTACAAACCCACATGTTATGAGCACGCGGCCAACTGCTACACCCACGCC CTCTTGATCGTCCCAGCGTTTGTGGGCATGGCTCTGTTATACCGGCTGTCCGATGATCGCTGGGAACGCATCACGGCCTGGGTGTACGGCATGGGTCTGATCGGCCTGTTCCTCGTCTCCACCGTCTTTCACATCATCTCGTGGAAAAAGAGCCACATGAG gaaCATGGAGCACTGCTTCCACATGTGTGACCGAGTGGTTATATACTTCTTCATCGCTGCCTCTTATACGCCGTG GCTGAATCTACGCGAGCTCGGCCCTCTCGCCGCTCACATGAGATGGTTCGTGTGGCTGATGGCAGCCGCGGGAACAATCTATGTGTTTAACTATCATGAGCA GTATAAATTAGTGGAGTTGGCCTTCTATCTGACCATGGGTTTTTTCCCGGCTCTGGTGGTGACATCAATG AGCAACACAGATGGATTGTATGAGCTGGCATTCGGGGGTTTCGTCTACTGTCTGGGCGTCGTCTTTTTCAAATCGGACGGCGTGATTCCGTTCGCTCACGCCATCTGGCACGTGTTTGTGGCGCTGGCTGCCTCCATCCACTACTACGCCATCTGGAAATACCTGTACCGCAGTCCCCTGCCCGAGGACATCAGAGATGCCTGA
- the hlfa gene encoding HLF transcription factor, PAR bZIP family member a: MEKMSRPLLVNSTFLPPTHGVLKSLLENPTKLPFHHDEGFGKEKKEKKLEDDVNGLDAPQSAFLGPTLWDKTLPYDDDNFQLEYMDLEEFLSENGIPANHQSQNQPSQQPQPPTTPPTPSMVDLSNRATTSVQTGMVAQNCLQSPNRAVHSSSRDTPSPIDPDSIQVPDGYEPDPADLALSSVPGQEIFDPRKRKFSAEELKPQPMIKKARKVFISEDLKDDRYWSRRRKNNIAAKRSRDARRLKENQIAIRAGFLEKENTALRQEVADLRKELGRCKNVLDKYEARHSPL; this comes from the exons ATGGAAAAGATGTCTCGACCTCTTCTTGTTAACTCAACTTTCCTACCTCCGACCCACGGCGTCCTGAAATCCCTGCTGGAGAACCCCACGAAACTGCCCTTTCACCACGATGAGG GTTTTGGGAAAGAAAAGAAGGAGAAGAAGCTGGAGGATGACGTAAACGGTCTCGACGCCCCTCAGTCCGCCTTCCTGGGCCCGACGCTGTGGGACAAGACGCTGCCGTACGATGACGATAACTTCCAGCTGGAATACATGGATTTAGAGGAGTTCCTCTCCGAGAACGGTATCCCTGCCAACCATCAGAGCCAGAATCAGCCATCCCAGCAGCCCCAGCCCCCCACCACCCCGCCCACACCCTCCATGGTGGATCTCAGTAACCGGGCCACTACTTCTGTACAGACCGGGATGGTCGCCCAGAACTGCCTCCAGAGCCCTAACAGAGCAG TTCATAGCAGCTCACGTGACACGCCCAGTCCAATAGATCCGGACTCAATCCAGGTGCCAGATGGGTATGAGCCTGACCCCGCTGACCTAGCCCTGTCCAGCGTCCCGGGTCAGGAAATCTTTGACCCCCGCAAGCGCAAATTCTCCGCAGAGGAGCTGAAGCCCCAACCCATGATCAAGAAGGcacgcaaagtctttatttccgAAGACTTGAAG GATGATAGATACTGGTCACGGCGCAGAAAGAACAACATCGCGGCGAAACGCTCGCGCGACGCTCGCCGGCTCAAGGAGAACCAGATCGCCATCCGCGCGGGATTCCTGGAGAAAGAGAACACGGCGCTCAGACAGGAGGTGGCAGACCTGCGGAAGGAGCTCGGCCGCTGTAAGAATGTTCTGGATAAATACGAGGCACGGCACAGCCCCCTGTGA